A genomic region of Catalinimonas niigatensis contains the following coding sequences:
- a CDS encoding amidohydrolase/deacetylase family metallohydrolase, whose translation MHKYSFVIVFVICLIHLGANAQELDILLKGGYVIDPKNNIDRVMDIGITDGKIAQVADNIRGENAKQLIDVSGMYVTPGLIDMHVHVFNGHEPESYIANGPTSVAPDGFTFRAGVTTVVDAGSSGWRNFRQFKAQTIDKADTRVLALLNIVGTGMYGRFEEQDVSDMNPVMTAHMINELFPDILVGIKAAHYWGDFTQVDRAVEAGKLADVPVMVDFGEHDPPLSIESLYMEHLRPGDIFTHTYSYGPTQRETVVDENDKVKPFVFEAQKKGIIFDVGHGGGAFSWRQAVPAIEQGFIADVISTDLHTQSMNGGMKDLSNVLSKFMAMGLSLEDAIMRATWAPAQVIGREELGHLSIGAEADVAVFSVREGNFAFVDVRRTTLSATKKLEAELTLRAGRVVWDLNGISMPGWESERNKAGK comes from the coding sequence ATGCATAAATATAGCTTTGTAATCGTCTTTGTAATTTGTTTAATCCATCTGGGAGCCAATGCTCAGGAGCTGGATATTTTGTTAAAAGGAGGCTATGTCATAGATCCGAAAAATAATATAGATAGGGTCATGGACATTGGTATTACTGATGGAAAAATAGCTCAGGTTGCGGACAACATCCGCGGAGAAAATGCCAAACAACTGATTGATGTCAGTGGCATGTATGTTACTCCCGGACTCATTGATATGCACGTGCATGTGTTCAACGGCCATGAGCCGGAATCTTACATTGCCAACGGACCTACAAGCGTGGCGCCCGATGGATTTACCTTTAGAGCAGGAGTGACTACTGTGGTAGATGCGGGTTCGTCTGGATGGAGGAATTTTCGCCAGTTCAAAGCACAAACCATTGATAAAGCAGATACCAGGGTTCTGGCCCTTCTAAATATTGTGGGAACAGGCATGTACGGACGTTTTGAGGAGCAGGATGTCAGCGATATGAATCCGGTGATGACAGCCCATATGATCAATGAACTGTTTCCTGATATCTTAGTAGGCATCAAGGCTGCCCATTATTGGGGCGATTTCACACAAGTAGATCGTGCGGTGGAAGCCGGAAAGCTGGCAGATGTACCCGTGATGGTGGATTTTGGTGAGCATGACCCTCCTCTATCCATAGAGTCTCTGTACATGGAACACCTGCGCCCCGGAGATATTTTTACCCATACCTATTCTTACGGCCCTACCCAAAGAGAAACTGTTGTGGACGAAAACGACAAGGTGAAGCCCTTTGTCTTTGAAGCCCAGAAAAAGGGAATCATCTTTGACGTAGGGCATGGAGGAGGCGCTTTTTCCTGGCGTCAGGCGGTGCCCGCGATAGAACAGGGATTTATCGCCGATGTCATCAGCACCGATCTGCATACGCAGAGCATGAATGGTGGGATGAAAGATTTGAGCAATGTACTGTCCAAATTTATGGCAATGGGGCTTAGCCTGGAAGATGCCATCATGAGAGCGACCTGGGCTCCGGCACAGGTCATAGGCAGAGAAGAACTGGGGCACCTGAGCATAGGTGCTGAAGCTGATGTGGCAGTATTCAGTGTAAGGGAAGGAAATTTCGCTTTTGTGGACGTTCGGAGA
- a CDS encoding aminotransferase class V-fold PLP-dependent enzyme translates to MNRREIIKQLSVLPFVGGALGHESMLNTAAQGSILSSNGPLKADQNIYNAIGVETIINCRGTFTIIGGSIERPEVLEAMEAASGYFVQYDELAYGIGKRLAELTKSDWGMVSSGCAAAMKHVTAACVTGGNPEKLVRIPDLTGFEKTEVIIPRYSRNVYDHAVRNIGVTIVEVETAEELEKAINSKTAMIYIMTGGGSESGQPLSLEVIASIAKPKNIPILADAAAEDLTIPCVHLEQGATVVAYSGGKAICGPQCAGLLLGDKDLLMSAWQASSPHHGPGRDNKVGKEEMLGMLAAVEAWTTRDHKAEWKTWLSWLDEISQKVTKIKGVTTNVTEPKGLSNHAPVLHISWDPGQLHIMGDELAEELARNKPRVAIGSRNRDGMTSVNVTPNQMKEENVKVVADRIYGVLSQKRSPRKTELAPAKVDVSGHWEVEVKYFTSTSLHALFIQQDGNWIEGTHKADFSMQDVVGMVEDDVVKLSSRQRSSGDSISFLFSGKVVNDTMKGSIYLGEYLTAEFTAKRAKYDHERRPVVIPGGPPLAT, encoded by the coding sequence ATGAATCGCAGGGAAATCATTAAACAATTGTCAGTTTTACCTTTCGTAGGAGGAGCTCTTGGCCATGAGTCTATGCTCAATACGGCTGCGCAGGGAAGCATACTCTCTTCTAATGGGCCGCTGAAAGCAGACCAGAACATCTACAATGCTATCGGGGTGGAAACGATTATCAACTGTCGGGGTACTTTTACCATCATCGGCGGCTCTATTGAGCGTCCTGAAGTATTGGAAGCAATGGAAGCAGCTTCAGGCTACTTTGTGCAATATGATGAATTAGCTTATGGGATAGGAAAACGACTGGCTGAACTGACAAAATCAGATTGGGGTATGGTTTCATCCGGCTGTGCGGCCGCCATGAAGCATGTTACCGCCGCCTGTGTCACCGGGGGTAATCCCGAAAAACTGGTGCGTATCCCTGACCTGACGGGTTTTGAAAAAACAGAAGTCATCATTCCTCGCTATTCCCGCAATGTATATGATCATGCGGTGCGTAATATAGGCGTTACCATCGTGGAGGTGGAGACTGCTGAAGAACTGGAGAAAGCCATCAATTCCAAAACGGCCATGATCTATATCATGACCGGAGGAGGCTCAGAAAGTGGCCAGCCCCTTTCTCTGGAAGTGATTGCCAGTATCGCCAAACCCAAAAATATTCCTATCCTGGCAGATGCGGCTGCCGAAGATCTTACCATCCCTTGTGTGCATTTGGAACAGGGCGCCACTGTGGTAGCCTATAGCGGTGGTAAAGCCATTTGCGGGCCGCAGTGTGCCGGACTGCTGCTGGGTGACAAAGACCTCCTGATGTCGGCATGGCAGGCCAGTTCACCGCATCATGGCCCGGGTCGGGATAACAAGGTAGGTAAAGAAGAAATGCTGGGCATGCTGGCTGCCGTTGAAGCCTGGACTACGCGTGACCATAAAGCCGAATGGAAGACCTGGCTCTCCTGGCTGGATGAAATCTCTCAAAAAGTAACGAAAATAAAAGGGGTAACCACAAATGTTACAGAACCCAAAGGACTGTCTAATCATGCACCGGTATTGCATATCAGTTGGGACCCCGGCCAATTGCATATCATGGGAGATGAGCTTGCCGAAGAATTGGCCAGAAATAAGCCTAGGGTAGCCATAGGCAGTCGTAACCGGGATGGTATGACTTCTGTAAATGTCACACCCAATCAGATGAAAGAAGAGAATGTGAAGGTAGTAGCCGATCGTATTTATGGAGTGTTATCGCAGAAACGTAGTCCCAGAAAAACTGAGCTTGCTCCTGCAAAAGTGGATGTCAGCGGACACTGGGAAGTAGAAGTAAAATATTTCACCAGCACAAGTCTGCATGCTTTATTTATTCAGCAGGATGGTAACTGGATTGAAGGCACCCACAAAGCCGACTTTAGCATGCAAGATGTAGTAGGAATGGTGGAAGATGATGTAGTGAAACTGAGTAGCAGACAGCGTAGCTCAGGCGATTCCATCAGCTTTCTTTTTTCCGGCAAAGTAGTAAACGATACCATGAAAGGATCTATCTATCTGGGGGAATACCTGACTGCGGAGTTTACAGCCAAACGAGCCAAATATGATCATGAACGCAGACCGGTAGTGATTCCTGGAGGGCCTCCATTGGCTACATAA
- a CDS encoding alpha/beta hydrolase-fold protein, giving the protein MKKNFMLLFLLLASIPGFSQNEYPSGPNSQSYEGIPKGKISTHSWKSTVFKNTIRDYYVYIPAQYDASQPSALMIFQDGHTYVKEDGDFRVPTVFDNLISQGKMPVTIGLFVNPGHDLDAPPAETPWQASNRSKEYDEVSDTYARFLLEEMIPELKKQYHISDDPKMRAIGGISSGGICAFSAAWFYPEHFHKVLSHIGSFTDIRGGHNYPPMIRKNDRKDIKVFLQDGSNDLNNQYGNWWLANLQMESALKYKAYDYKFAEGKGGHNGQHGGAILPESLSWLWSDVLPQKVASGVYPLPQRGNETLLFSGETMHFSKSEFKTVKLNNSSGKVNLQNAENEQIFIVKEGEFKISINNKTKTIGPNSVAILLPNDNGSIESLSPSATFYTMSYQSKKKMDLKRGKKDDGSVIIDFDELAYKEHDKGGIRNYFHRATAMCPYYEMHVTNLNPGIKSHQPHTHQATEIILMIDGSTEMEIGNEIFKAKKGDVYFVSSNVPHAIKNLGDKQCMYFAFQWE; this is encoded by the coding sequence ATGAAAAAGAATTTTATGCTGCTGTTTTTATTGCTGGCCTCAATACCTGGGTTTTCACAGAATGAATATCCCTCCGGGCCAAACTCTCAAAGCTATGAGGGTATCCCCAAAGGTAAAATAAGCACACACAGCTGGAAAAGTACTGTTTTCAAGAATACCATCCGGGATTATTATGTATACATTCCTGCACAATACGATGCATCTCAACCCTCTGCACTCATGATTTTTCAGGATGGGCACACTTATGTCAAAGAGGATGGCGACTTCAGGGTTCCTACTGTTTTTGATAACCTTATCAGTCAGGGAAAAATGCCCGTAACCATTGGTTTGTTTGTCAATCCGGGACACGATTTGGATGCGCCACCCGCTGAAACTCCCTGGCAGGCGAGTAACCGAAGTAAAGAATATGATGAAGTATCTGATACCTATGCTCGTTTTCTGCTGGAAGAAATGATCCCTGAACTCAAGAAGCAGTACCATATTTCCGATGATCCTAAAATGCGTGCTATCGGCGGCATCTCATCGGGTGGTATTTGTGCTTTTAGTGCAGCCTGGTTTTATCCTGAACATTTCCATAAAGTACTGAGCCACATTGGAAGCTTTACCGACATACGGGGAGGTCATAACTATCCACCTATGATTCGTAAGAATGACAGAAAAGACATTAAAGTATTTTTACAGGATGGCTCTAACGACCTCAATAACCAGTACGGAAACTGGTGGCTGGCCAATCTTCAGATGGAGTCAGCCCTTAAATACAAAGCGTATGATTATAAATTTGCAGAAGGAAAGGGTGGTCACAATGGGCAGCATGGAGGCGCTATTTTACCAGAGTCTTTAAGCTGGTTATGGAGTGATGTACTTCCGCAAAAAGTAGCATCAGGTGTTTATCCCTTACCTCAGCGGGGAAATGAAACTCTTTTATTTTCCGGCGAAACCATGCACTTTTCCAAATCTGAATTTAAAACAGTGAAGCTAAACAACTCCTCCGGAAAAGTTAATCTTCAAAACGCTGAAAATGAGCAGATCTTTATAGTAAAAGAAGGTGAGTTCAAAATTTCCATCAATAACAAAACCAAAACTATTGGTCCTAACAGTGTCGCTATTTTGCTCCCTAACGATAATGGGTCTATTGAAAGTTTATCCCCAAGTGCCACCTTTTATACCATGAGTTATCAGTCAAAAAAGAAAATGGATCTCAAGAGAGGGAAAAAAGATGACGGCTCTGTAATCATTGATTTTGATGAATTAGCCTATAAAGAGCATGATAAAGGAGGAATAAGAAACTATTTCCATCGTGCTACCGCCATGTGCCCTTACTACGAAATGCATGTCACCAATTTGAATCCCGGGATTAAAAGCCATCAACCCCATACTCATCAGGCCACTGAGATTATTCTGATGATTGATGGAAGTACCGAGATGGAAATTGGAAATGAAATTTTCAAAGCTAAAAAAGGCGATGTCTATTTTGTGAGTTCAAATGTGCCTCATGCGATCAAAAACTTAGGCGACAAACAATGTATGTACTTTGCCTTTCAATGGGAGTAG
- a CDS encoding DUF4287 domain-containing protein gives MSFQAYIENIRAKTGKGPDDFKAIAEQKGFTQNGKLNPGVKAGEIIKWLNEDYNLGHGHSMAIYALLKGTKNEKSK, from the coding sequence ATGTCATTTCAAGCATACATTGAAAATATAAGGGCCAAGACAGGTAAAGGACCTGATGACTTCAAAGCAATTGCTGAACAAAAAGGGTTTACTCAAAATGGAAAACTGAATCCAGGAGTGAAAGCGGGAGAAATTATAAAATGGCTGAATGAGGATTATAACTTGGGACACGGCCATTCTATGGCAATCTACGCTTTACTAAAAGGGACAAAAAATGAGAAGAGTAAATAA
- a CDS encoding DoxX family protein — MKTHKKTTMIYWISTGIIFLFEGFMPAFTSHTDIAIEGIRHLGYPDYFRVMLTVFKVVGALALILPFVKGRFKEWAYAGFGFTIISAFVSHGVIDGFGGQTLFPLVVFAVLITSYIYYHKLLVLQDLSNQPSYVISSIH; from the coding sequence ATGAAGACACACAAAAAAACGACCATGATTTACTGGATAAGCACAGGAATCATATTTCTATTTGAAGGCTTTATGCCTGCATTTACATCTCATACTGACATTGCTATAGAAGGTATCAGGCACTTGGGTTATCCCGATTATTTTAGAGTGATGCTCACAGTTTTCAAAGTAGTAGGTGCTTTGGCTTTGATTTTACCCTTCGTAAAAGGACGATTCAAAGAATGGGCTTATGCAGGTTTTGGCTTTACCATAATTTCTGCCTTTGTCAGTCATGGAGTTATAGATGGTTTTGGCGGACAGACACTTTTTCCTCTGGTCGTTTTCGCTGTTCTGATCACATCCTACATTTATTATCATAAGCTTTTAGTATTACAGGATCTGAGCAACCAACCTAGCTATGTCATTTCAAGCATACATTGA
- a CDS encoding SAM-dependent methyltransferase, protein MKNTLLKLLNPISWIKAYSYHRKNTKYDKSAYDLELFFYSRILKNDMLHYGYFDNSQIAPEEISIKQFEEAQIRYSENIIAQIKQPEAYVLDVGCGMGGFSGLLLQHNFKVEALTPNVDQKKYINSKYTKVTVHQSKFEDFHTDKKYGTIINSESLQYIRLEQAFKNVERLLLPDGRWIVVDYFQDNEGKRRSPHQLQDFRNKLKEYQWEVVMEQDISLHILPTIKLVYMYAERFLLPLQHLAFEKLRYKKSWLYYLTKEERNSVIKKMEKEIAVVDPQKFLKERKYMFFVLKKKA, encoded by the coding sequence ATGAAGAACACCCTGTTAAAACTACTCAATCCAATAAGCTGGATCAAAGCCTATTCCTATCACAGAAAAAATACTAAATACGATAAATCAGCTTATGATCTGGAGCTTTTTTTTTACTCCCGGATTCTAAAAAATGATATGCTACATTATGGCTACTTTGATAATAGCCAGATTGCACCTGAGGAGATATCAATCAAACAGTTTGAGGAGGCACAAATCAGATACTCAGAAAATATTATTGCCCAGATTAAGCAGCCGGAAGCGTATGTACTGGATGTAGGTTGTGGAATGGGAGGTTTCTCAGGCCTTTTGCTTCAGCATAATTTCAAAGTGGAGGCACTAACGCCTAATGTAGACCAGAAGAAATACATCAATTCTAAATATACCAAGGTTACTGTACACCAGTCTAAGTTTGAAGATTTTCATACTGATAAAAAATATGGTACTATCATAAATTCTGAGTCCCTTCAATATATCAGGCTCGAACAAGCGTTCAAGAATGTAGAAAGACTATTACTACCTGATGGAAGATGGATAGTCGTGGATTACTTTCAGGACAATGAGGGAAAAAGAAGGTCGCCTCATCAATTACAGGATTTCCGAAATAAGCTCAAAGAATATCAATGGGAGGTGGTGATGGAGCAGGACATTTCCCTGCATATTTTGCCCACTATCAAACTGGTGTATATGTATGCAGAACGTTTCCTGTTACCCTTGCAACACCTGGCATTTGAAAAGCTGAGGTACAAAAAAAGCTGGTTGTATTATCTGACCAAAGAGGAACGTAACTCAGTTATCAAAAAAATGGAAAAAGAGATTGCGGTTGTTGATCCCCAGAAGTTTTTAAAAGAAAGAAAGTATATGTTCTTTGTATTGAAAAAGAAAGCATAA
- the argH gene encoding argininosuccinate lyase: protein MKIWDKGFSIDKRIETFTIGKDRELDVLLAPFDVLGSMAHSRMLHKIGLLEAQELDQLLLGLKEIYQQIEEGKFEIEDGLEDVHSQVELMLTRKLGDVGKKVHSGRSRNDQVLLDLRLYIRHEIETLVHLVEKLFNTLIQLSEKHKDVLLPGYTHTQVAMPSSFGLWFGAYAESLVDDLTILQAAFKVANQNPLGSAAGYGSSFPLDRSMTTQLLGFESMSYNVVYAQMGRGKVEKTVSFALASLAATLGKMAADVCLYMSQNFGFITLPDHLTTGSSIMPHKKNPDVFELMRAKANKLQALPNEITLIITNLTSGYHRDLQLVKESFLPAFDDLKDCLSIAEYMLQHVQVNTQIMEDDKYRYLFSVEAVNEEVLRGTPFRDAYKKIGTQIADGSYQPAKALKHTHEGSLGNLCNAQIEAKMQNVLQQFSFGLIHQALDGLS, encoded by the coding sequence TTGAAAATCTGGGATAAGGGTTTTTCCATTGACAAACGCATAGAAACATTTACCATTGGCAAAGACAGAGAACTGGATGTCTTGCTGGCACCATTTGATGTACTGGGTTCAATGGCTCATAGCCGTATGCTGCATAAAATCGGACTGCTGGAAGCGCAGGAACTGGATCAGTTACTACTAGGTCTAAAAGAAATTTATCAGCAGATAGAAGAAGGAAAATTTGAAATAGAGGATGGCTTGGAAGATGTACATTCCCAGGTCGAACTTATGCTTACCCGCAAGCTGGGTGATGTGGGCAAAAAAGTGCATAGCGGGCGCTCTCGCAATGACCAAGTGCTCCTGGATTTGCGTTTGTACATCCGCCATGAAATTGAGACCTTGGTTCACTTGGTTGAAAAGCTGTTTAACACCCTGATTCAGCTCTCAGAAAAGCATAAGGATGTGCTGTTGCCTGGTTATACCCATACTCAGGTGGCCATGCCTTCTTCTTTCGGACTGTGGTTTGGCGCCTATGCAGAGAGCCTGGTAGATGACCTGACGATATTGCAGGCGGCTTTCAAAGTGGCCAATCAAAATCCTTTGGGCTCCGCTGCCGGTTATGGAAGTTCCTTCCCCTTAGACCGCAGTATGACGACCCAACTACTAGGTTTTGAGAGCATGAGTTACAATGTAGTCTATGCGCAGATGGGTAGAGGCAAAGTAGAAAAAACAGTTAGCTTTGCGCTGGCTTCGCTGGCAGCTACATTGGGAAAAATGGCTGCCGATGTATGTCTGTATATGAGCCAGAACTTTGGCTTCATCACTTTGCCCGATCATCTTACAACCGGATCTTCTATCATGCCACATAAAAAGAACCCGGATGTATTTGAGTTGATGCGGGCCAAGGCCAACAAACTACAGGCTTTGCCCAATGAGATCACGCTTATCATCACCAATCTCACTTCCGGATATCATCGTGATCTGCAACTGGTCAAAGAAAGCTTTTTGCCTGCCTTTGATGACCTCAAAGATTGTCTGAGTATCGCTGAATATATGCTACAGCATGTGCAGGTGAACACACAAATTATGGAAGATGATAAATACAGGTATTTGTTTTCTGTTGAGGCCGTCAATGAAGAAGTATTAAGAGGAACACCATTCCGGGATGCTTACAAAAAGATAGGGACTCAGATTGCAGATGGCAGCTACCAACCTGCCAAAGCACTAAAACATACCCATGAAGGCAGTCTGGGAAATTTGTGTAATGCGCAGATTGAAGCAAAGATGCAAAATGTGTTGCAGCAGTTTTCTTTTGGCTTAATTCATCAGGCACTGGATGGACTGTCCTGA
- a CDS encoding M20 family metallo-hydrolase, with protein MSEISHRDTDVLTAQAIALLQQLIATPSFSKEEDKTAEVIANYLKEKGLKVHQLMNNVWVKSTDFDPHRPTILLNSHHDTVKPAATYTRDPYTPDIEDGKLYGLGSNDAGGALVCLLHIFLALNEDKNRAYNLIFAASAEEEISGKQGIAALLPELGDIHLALVGEPTGMQMAVAEKGLMVIDGEAKGKSGHAARNEGVNAIYIALEDIQKLKDFDFPLKSETLGDIHISVTQIQAGTQHNVIPDSCTFVVDVRTHERYSNQEVFEILQKEVKSILTQRSFRLNASGIPIDHPIVQKGKQLGLSAYGSPTLSDQALMSGFPSLKIGPGLSERSHTANEFILTEEIKEGINIYMTLLQGLQIEQSSIGK; from the coding sequence ATGTCTGAGATAAGTCATAGAGATACAGATGTACTGACTGCCCAAGCTATTGCTCTACTCCAACAGTTGATTGCTACGCCTTCCTTCAGCAAGGAGGAAGATAAAACAGCGGAGGTCATTGCCAACTATCTGAAAGAAAAAGGATTGAAGGTACATCAGCTGATGAACAATGTCTGGGTGAAATCTACTGATTTTGATCCTCATCGTCCTACTATTCTGCTCAACTCGCACCATGATACGGTAAAGCCTGCTGCTACTTATACCCGCGATCCTTATACCCCGGATATTGAAGATGGTAAGCTCTATGGACTGGGCAGCAACGATGCCGGAGGCGCATTAGTTTGTCTGTTGCATATTTTCCTTGCTCTGAATGAAGATAAAAACCGTGCTTACAATCTTATCTTTGCAGCCAGCGCGGAAGAAGAGATTTCCGGAAAGCAGGGCATTGCTGCTTTGCTGCCTGAGCTAGGAGATATACATCTGGCCCTGGTGGGTGAACCTACCGGCATGCAAATGGCGGTAGCTGAAAAAGGGCTAATGGTGATAGATGGTGAAGCCAAAGGTAAATCAGGACATGCAGCACGAAATGAAGGCGTAAACGCAATTTATATTGCGCTGGAAGATATTCAAAAACTGAAGGACTTTGACTTTCCTTTGAAATCGGAGACATTAGGTGATATCCATATTTCGGTGACACAAATTCAGGCAGGTACGCAGCACAATGTAATACCGGATTCCTGTACCTTTGTAGTAGATGTACGCACTCACGAGAGGTACAGCAATCAGGAAGTATTTGAAATTTTGCAGAAAGAGGTGAAATCTATTTTGACTCAACGATCTTTCCGGCTCAACGCTTCCGGTATTCCGATAGACCATCCTATTGTGCAGAAAGGAAAACAACTGGGATTGAGTGCTTACGGATCGCCCACCCTTTCGGATCAGGCACTGATGAGTGGCTTTCCCAGCCTGAAAATAGGGCCGGGTTTATCCGAACGCTCACATACCGCCAATGAATTTATTTTGACAGAAGAAATTAAAGAAGGAATCAATATCTATATGACTCTCTTGCAAGGACTTCAGATTGAGCAGAGTTCTATAGGAAAATAA
- the argB gene encoding acetylglutamate kinase: MEESIKIFKIGGSVIEQPELLRSFLKDFAALPHPKILVHGGGRSATTMAEKMGIPTRMVEGRRVTDEAMLEIVLMVYGGLNKKITALLQAEQCNAIGLTGADMNAIRAHKRPANPVDYGLVGDIVAVNSPGIISLLEQGIVPVMAPLTHDGQGQILNTNADHIAGSIAKGLAEHSTVELYYCFEKKGVMLDPEDNSSLISSITLNDFMKLKAEGVVAEGMIPKLENAFKTLDAGVEKVCIMHYQGLKHVGSKQFEGTTLCLR, translated from the coding sequence GTGGAAGAAAGTATCAAAATATTCAAAATAGGAGGGAGTGTCATTGAACAGCCAGAACTGCTCAGGAGTTTTCTCAAAGATTTCGCTGCTCTGCCCCATCCCAAGATCCTGGTGCATGGTGGCGGAAGGTCAGCTACCACAATGGCCGAAAAGATGGGAATTCCTACCAGAATGGTGGAGGGCAGAAGGGTTACCGACGAAGCCATGTTGGAGATAGTGCTCATGGTCTACGGAGGACTCAATAAAAAAATCACAGCTTTATTACAGGCTGAGCAATGCAATGCCATCGGCCTGACCGGGGCAGATATGAATGCCATACGTGCCCATAAACGTCCTGCTAATCCGGTAGATTATGGCTTGGTAGGTGACATTGTTGCAGTGAATTCGCCAGGAATAATTAGCTTATTGGAGCAAGGGATTGTTCCGGTGATGGCTCCACTTACGCACGATGGGCAGGGACAGATCCTCAATACCAATGCCGATCATATTGCCGGAAGTATTGCTAAAGGACTGGCAGAACATAGTACAGTAGAGCTCTACTATTGCTTTGAAAAAAAAGGGGTAATGCTTGATCCTGAGGATAATAGCAGCTTAATATCAAGTATTACTTTAAATGATTTTATGAAACTTAAAGCAGAAGGGGTAGTGGCTGAAGGCATGATTCCCAAGCTGGAAAATGCTTTCAAAACTCTGGACGCCGGTGTAGAAAAAGTCTGCATTATGCATTACCAGGGTTTGAAGCATGTAGGGAGTAAACAGTTTGAAGGTACTACCTTATGTCTGAGATAA
- a CDS encoding N-acetylornithine carbamoyltransferase, which yields MKHFTSVKDVADLDALLKTAFQVKQSPYGDKNLATNKSMCLIFLNPSLRTRLSTQKAAMNLGLDTVVFDMNQGGWNLEFQDGSIMNGDKPEHVKEAAAVIGQYYGIIGIRAFAHLKNPVEDYAELVIRQFQKYAGVPVISLESPVRHPLQSLTDLITIEEHKTIEKPKIVLSWAPHPKALPQAVANSFLEWMVASGQDITLTHPEGYELDEQFTEGVKVVYDQRKAFEEADFIYAKNWSSYKQYGAILEKSDQWTITADKMKLTNQAKFMHCLPVRRNVIVADEVIDSSNSIVIQQAANRVVAAQAVIKMILQS from the coding sequence ATGAAGCACTTCACCTCTGTCAAAGATGTGGCTGATCTGGATGCCTTACTCAAAACAGCTTTTCAGGTCAAGCAGTCTCCTTATGGAGATAAGAATTTAGCTACCAACAAGTCTATGTGTCTTATTTTCCTGAACCCCAGCCTCAGGACCCGGCTGAGTACACAGAAAGCAGCGATGAACCTGGGGTTGGATACGGTAGTCTTTGACATGAACCAGGGAGGGTGGAACCTGGAGTTTCAGGATGGCTCTATCATGAATGGAGATAAGCCGGAGCATGTCAAAGAAGCGGCGGCAGTGATCGGGCAATATTATGGCATTATTGGTATACGCGCCTTTGCTCATCTAAAAAATCCGGTGGAAGACTATGCGGAGTTGGTGATCAGGCAGTTTCAGAAGTATGCAGGCGTGCCGGTCATCAGCCTGGAATCGCCGGTACGGCATCCACTGCAATCCCTTACGGATTTGATTACCATTGAAGAACATAAAACCATAGAGAAGCCTAAAATTGTGCTGAGCTGGGCACCACATCCCAAAGCCTTGCCCCAGGCAGTGGCCAACTCCTTTCTGGAATGGATGGTAGCATCAGGTCAGGACATCACCCTTACCCATCCCGAAGGATATGAGTTGGATGAACAATTTACCGAGGGGGTAAAAGTGGTTTACGATCAGCGAAAAGCTTTTGAGGAAGCGGACTTCATTTATGCCAAAAACTGGTCTTCATACAAACAGTATGGTGCCATTCTGGAAAAGAGCGATCAATGGACGATTACGGCAGATAAAATGAAGCTGACCAATCAGGCTAAATTTATGCACTGCCTGCCGGTACGGCGTAATGTCATCGTCGCCGATGAAGTCATTGACAGCAGTAACTCCATCGTCATTCAGCAGGCCGCCAACCGCGTGGTTGCTGCCCAGGCCGTGATTAAAATGATTTTGCAGTCTTAA